One genomic segment of Natrononativus amylolyticus includes these proteins:
- a CDS encoding DUF7139 domain-containing protein has product MTADSNPDGTLFDLYRRYIGEPENRTDVYGGFGLFVGGIALALLALTLFVVANRYETTAGSPYWSWAQAAYALGMLSLPVTMIGVVTLLPAERRVRGVSAAGVAVTVGAVVGFVAAYPSNWNNYGADYTLAVVGGYALGLAAVTAATGAALIAHYLDMARAVEAVPAEEEAAAESYSDEEIRDDIDAAMEGVELSWGGVEKTEHKRLSFSEHQFDDADVNVEAKTTRSSGVDAQVAGLKGLKGGDTKTATSSSTVDDQTAKLKELREKQRLEEVATADSGGFVASARVRLNGVVEGVRAALNRR; this is encoded by the coding sequence ATGACTGCGGACTCGAACCCCGACGGGACCCTGTTCGACCTCTACCGCCGCTATATCGGCGAACCGGAGAACCGGACGGACGTCTACGGCGGATTCGGACTGTTCGTCGGTGGAATCGCCCTCGCGCTCCTCGCGTTGACGCTGTTCGTCGTGGCGAATCGGTACGAGACGACCGCCGGGTCGCCCTACTGGTCGTGGGCGCAGGCTGCCTACGCGCTGGGAATGCTCTCCCTCCCGGTCACGATGATCGGCGTCGTCACCCTCCTGCCTGCAGAGCGTCGCGTTCGCGGCGTCTCCGCGGCCGGCGTCGCCGTGACCGTCGGCGCCGTCGTCGGCTTCGTCGCGGCGTACCCCTCGAACTGGAACAACTACGGCGCCGACTACACCCTCGCGGTCGTCGGCGGCTACGCCCTCGGACTTGCAGCCGTCACCGCCGCGACCGGCGCCGCCCTCATCGCTCACTACCTCGATATGGCGCGGGCGGTCGAGGCGGTGCCCGCCGAGGAGGAGGCTGCGGCCGAATCCTACTCCGACGAGGAGATCCGCGACGACATCGACGCCGCGATGGAGGGCGTCGAACTCTCGTGGGGCGGCGTCGAGAAGACCGAGCACAAGCGGCTGAGCTTCTCCGAACACCAGTTCGACGACGCCGACGTCAACGTCGAGGCGAAGACCACCCGCTCGAGCGGCGTCGACGCGCAGGTCGCCGGCCTCAAGGGATTGAAAGGCGGCGACACGAAGACGGCGACCTCGAGTTCGACCGTCGACGATCAGACGGCGAAACTGAAGGAACTCAGAGAAAAACAGCGCCTCGAGGAGGTCGCGACAGCTGATTCCGGAGGATTCGTCGCCAGCGCCAGGGTCCGCCTGAACGGCGTCGTAGAGGGGGTCCGAGCGGCGCTCAACCGACGGTAA
- a CDS encoding Nramp family divalent metal transporter, translated as MTELTDEELEYPAESWTGFFRNHFGPSMLWALISIGGSHIILAPTLGGFFGIFAVWIFLLIYVAKYGGWELGIRYTYGVGGNPVEAYGDLPGPKNWAMWISVFIFTVLYTGITAAVGFGTAALAAALTPLEPLSAYVILLAIAVVLVLFSRYGLLENILKVFTAILGGLIVLGVLFGPPSTDVIAETATGLPEGTSLALFVGLFAAAAGFAPTGHSTSILIGSWSMAKDEGAQALRKKGVDPDNERYHDYIAAWIKTGRRDFNIGYAFSLVIMLSMVVLAANVLYPNPPTDENLAFVLGEILSDSFGPWSFWAMLLCAFAALYSTVITLLDGASRATADILPLALENDDLDGERIRRFVVVGIGIGSLIPIAVIGTLPVTLILWISVILVIFEVFFYPANWYVVERRLPEAFRPSTTWKLYYVVTIVLVVIFAIMGAAEELGILGA; from the coding sequence GTGACCGAACTGACGGACGAGGAACTCGAGTACCCCGCCGAATCGTGGACCGGATTCTTCAGGAACCACTTCGGGCCGTCGATGCTGTGGGCGCTGATCAGCATCGGCGGGAGCCACATCATCCTCGCACCCACGCTGGGAGGCTTCTTCGGCATCTTCGCGGTGTGGATCTTCCTGTTGATCTACGTCGCGAAGTACGGCGGCTGGGAACTGGGCATCCGGTACACCTACGGCGTCGGCGGCAACCCCGTCGAAGCCTACGGCGACCTCCCCGGACCGAAGAACTGGGCGATGTGGATCTCCGTGTTCATTTTTACCGTTCTCTACACGGGGATTACGGCCGCCGTCGGCTTCGGAACGGCCGCACTCGCAGCGGCGCTGACGCCGCTGGAGCCGCTGTCGGCGTACGTGATCCTGCTCGCCATCGCCGTCGTGCTCGTGCTGTTCTCGCGGTACGGCCTGCTCGAGAACATCCTCAAGGTGTTCACCGCGATTCTCGGCGGACTCATCGTCCTCGGCGTGCTGTTCGGGCCGCCGTCGACCGACGTGATCGCCGAGACTGCGACGGGGCTGCCCGAGGGGACCTCGCTCGCGCTGTTCGTCGGACTGTTCGCCGCCGCCGCCGGCTTCGCGCCAACTGGCCACAGCACCAGCATCCTGATCGGTAGCTGGTCGATGGCCAAGGACGAAGGGGCCCAGGCGCTTCGCAAGAAGGGAGTCGATCCCGACAACGAGCGCTACCACGACTACATCGCGGCCTGGATCAAGACCGGGCGCCGGGACTTCAACATCGGCTACGCGTTCAGTCTCGTGATCATGCTCAGCATGGTCGTTCTCGCGGCGAACGTCCTGTATCCGAACCCGCCGACCGACGAGAACCTCGCGTTCGTCCTCGGCGAGATCCTCAGCGACTCGTTCGGTCCGTGGTCGTTCTGGGCGATGCTCCTCTGCGCCTTCGCCGCGCTGTACTCGACGGTGATCACGCTCCTCGACGGCGCCTCGCGGGCGACGGCGGACATCCTGCCGCTGGCGCTCGAGAACGACGACCTCGACGGCGAGCGCATCCGCCGGTTCGTCGTCGTCGGAATAGGCATCGGGAGTCTGATCCCGATCGCCGTCATCGGCACCCTGCCGGTGACGCTCATCCTCTGGATCTCGGTGATCCTCGTCATCTTCGAGGTGTTCTTCTACCCGGCGAACTGGTACGTCGTCGAGCGCCGCCTTCCCGAGGCGTTTCGGCCGTCGACGACGTGGAAGCTCTACTACGTGGTCACGATCGTTCTGGTCGTGATCTTCGCGATTATGGGCGCAGCCGAGGAGCTCGGAATCCTCGGCGCGTGA
- a CDS encoding FAD-binding oxidoreductase: MSRTTLTTRDGATASLPAAALESFSEQLRGSLLTPEDPGYEESTRTWNGMIEKTPALVVRPTGTADVVAAVNFAREHDLLLSVKGGGHNIAGTALADGGLTVDLSGLRGVVVDPDERTAIAQGGCQLGDLDRETQLHGLATSCGFVSEVGLAGLTLGGGFGYLTRRFGWTVDDLLAVEIVTADGEVRRASREEHPDLFWAVRGAGHNFGVVTSFTFRLHEVGPTVYGGLIAWPFERAAEILAAYRELTATAPRELTAFLLMRRAPPAPFVPEAWHGRRICAMAVCYSGDLAAVDEALAPIRALPDPIVDVLREQSYTEIQSYLDATQPKGNHYYWKTEFAAELEDDLLATMRELAADNPIPGGQLLFAHVGGALNERDADDGSVGNRDARFVYGAAGMWEPDDPDGERYREWVRDAWKGFHPFSTGNYINFQTADESRGRIEETYGRNYDRLLEAKGRYDPANVFRVNRNLQPT; the protein is encoded by the coding sequence ATGAGTCGAACGACCCTCACTACTCGAGACGGAGCCACGGCCTCGCTTCCGGCGGCGGCCCTCGAGTCGTTTAGCGAGCAGCTACGGGGCTCACTCCTCACGCCCGAAGACCCGGGCTACGAAGAATCGACGCGCACCTGGAACGGGATGATCGAGAAGACGCCCGCCCTCGTCGTCCGGCCGACGGGAACGGCCGACGTCGTAGCCGCCGTGAACTTCGCCCGCGAACACGACCTCTTGCTTTCGGTCAAGGGAGGCGGCCACAACATCGCCGGGACGGCGCTGGCCGACGGCGGGCTTACCGTCGACCTCTCCGGACTCCGCGGCGTCGTCGTCGATCCCGACGAGCGAACGGCCATCGCCCAGGGGGGCTGTCAGCTCGGCGACCTCGACCGGGAGACGCAGCTCCACGGGCTTGCGACCTCCTGTGGCTTCGTCTCGGAGGTCGGGCTGGCGGGGCTGACCCTCGGTGGCGGCTTCGGCTATCTGACCCGCCGGTTCGGCTGGACGGTCGACGACCTCCTCGCGGTCGAGATCGTTACCGCCGACGGCGAGGTCCGCCGCGCCAGCCGCGAGGAGCACCCCGATCTCTTCTGGGCGGTTCGCGGTGCCGGTCACAACTTCGGCGTCGTCACCTCGTTTACGTTCCGACTCCACGAGGTCGGGCCGACCGTCTACGGCGGGCTCATCGCCTGGCCGTTCGAGCGGGCCGCGGAGATCCTCGCGGCCTATCGAGAGCTCACCGCCACCGCGCCCAGGGAGCTCACGGCGTTTCTGCTCATGCGCCGGGCACCGCCGGCCCCGTTCGTCCCTGAAGCGTGGCACGGCAGGCGGATCTGTGCGATGGCAGTTTGCTACAGCGGCGACCTGGCCGCCGTCGACGAGGCGCTGGCACCGATTCGGGCGCTTCCCGACCCCATCGTCGACGTGCTTCGAGAGCAGTCCTACACCGAGATCCAGTCCTACCTCGATGCGACCCAGCCGAAGGGGAACCACTACTACTGGAAGACCGAGTTCGCCGCCGAACTCGAGGACGACCTGCTGGCGACGATGCGGGAGTTAGCCGCGGACAACCCTATCCCGGGCGGCCAGTTGCTCTTCGCACACGTCGGCGGGGCGCTCAACGAGCGCGACGCCGACGATGGGTCCGTCGGCAACCGAGACGCCCGATTCGTCTACGGCGCAGCGGGCATGTGGGAGCCGGACGACCCGGACGGCGAACGGTACCGCGAGTGGGTTCGCGATGCGTGGAAGGGGTTCCATCCCTTCTCGACGGGTAACTACATCAACTTTCAGACCGCCGACGAGAGCCGGGGGCGAATCGAAGAGACGTACGGACGCAACTACGACCGACTCCTCGAGGCCAAGGGGCGATACGACCCGGCCAACGTGTTCCGGGTGAATCGGAACCTCCAGCCGACGTGA
- a CDS encoding zf-TFIIB domain-containing protein, whose product MDDCPRCGSALERLELGEVETIACGRCGFADVPVDHESDRPRLESWRDALERFYER is encoded by the coding sequence ATGGACGACTGCCCGCGCTGTGGCTCCGCGCTCGAGCGACTCGAGCTGGGCGAGGTCGAAACGATCGCCTGCGGTCGCTGTGGCTTCGCGGACGTCCCCGTCGACCACGAGAGCGACCGGCCGAGACTCGAGTCCTGGCGGGACGCGCTCGAGCGGTTCTACGAGCGGTAA
- a CDS encoding METTL5 family protein encodes MPSRRTIARRLESVRDFSDPSVSLEQYLTPPEIAAHVCHLAAIQGDLERVVDLGTGTGMLAIGAALAGSTSVVGVDVDADALALARENERAVLERPEIGWLRGDATRLPLCPADGITVLSNPPFGAQRGNEGADRAFLETAARVATVSYTIHNEGSQAFLESFAADHGGEVTHAFRAAFPIERRFEFHTDDSRTLAAEVFRIEWSGDRPT; translated from the coding sequence ATGCCGTCACGGCGCACGATCGCCCGCCGCCTCGAGTCAGTCCGCGACTTCTCCGACCCGTCGGTTTCCTTAGAGCAGTATCTCACGCCGCCGGAGATCGCGGCTCACGTCTGTCACCTCGCCGCGATCCAGGGCGACCTCGAGCGCGTGGTCGATCTCGGCACGGGCACCGGAATGCTGGCGATCGGCGCCGCCCTCGCCGGCTCGACGTCGGTCGTCGGGGTCGACGTCGACGCGGACGCGCTCGCGCTGGCGCGGGAGAACGAACGCGCCGTCCTCGAGCGTCCCGAGATCGGCTGGCTCCGGGGAGACGCCACCCGGCTGCCGCTCTGTCCGGCGGACGGGATCACCGTGCTCTCGAATCCGCCGTTCGGCGCCCAGCGGGGCAACGAGGGCGCCGACCGGGCGTTCCTCGAGACAGCCGCCCGGGTCGCGACCGTCTCTTATACGATCCACAACGAGGGGAGCCAGGCGTTTCTCGAGTCCTTCGCGGCCGACCACGGCGGGGAGGTGACCCACGCCTTCCGCGCGGCGTTCCCGATCGAACGGCGCTTCGAGTTCCACACCGACGACTCCCGGACGCTCGCGGCCGAGGTCTTTCGCATCGAGTGGTCCGGCGATCGGCCGACGTAG